The Microbulbifer sp. YPW1 genome contains a region encoding:
- a CDS encoding hydroxymethylglutaryl-CoA lyase, which translates to MTLPERVKIVEVGPRDGLQNEKQPISVETRVRLIDLLSESGLQVIEAGSFVSPKWVPQMTASEEVLAGIQRRPGVTYSALTPNMVGYERARDARADEVAVFGAASESFTRKNINCSIEESLERFRPLAEQARADGIPVRGYVSCVLGCPYEGDIKPQKVAEVSRALLEMGCYEISLGDTIGVGTPEKARAMIETVAQEVPLKQLAVHFHDTYGQALANIYAALQAGIAVVDSAVAGLGGCPYARGASGNVASEDVLYMLDGLGIHTGVDLARLAKAGNFISSALGRESGSKVARAIAGECGVIEGD; encoded by the coding sequence ATGACACTGCCAGAACGCGTCAAGATTGTAGAAGTCGGCCCCCGCGATGGGCTGCAGAATGAAAAGCAACCCATCTCCGTGGAGACCCGTGTACGGCTGATCGACCTGCTCAGTGAATCAGGATTGCAGGTGATCGAAGCCGGTAGTTTCGTGAGCCCCAAATGGGTACCGCAGATGACCGCCAGCGAGGAAGTGCTCGCAGGTATCCAGCGCCGCCCCGGAGTCACCTACAGCGCACTCACCCCCAATATGGTTGGCTACGAGCGCGCGCGTGATGCCAGGGCGGACGAGGTAGCGGTGTTCGGTGCGGCCTCTGAGAGTTTTACCCGAAAGAACATCAACTGTTCCATCGAGGAGAGCCTCGAGCGCTTCCGCCCGCTGGCGGAACAGGCCCGCGCCGATGGCATCCCGGTGCGCGGTTATGTGTCCTGCGTGCTCGGCTGTCCCTACGAGGGTGACATCAAGCCGCAAAAAGTCGCGGAAGTCAGTCGCGCACTGCTGGAAATGGGCTGCTATGAAATCAGCCTCGGCGACACCATTGGGGTCGGCACCCCGGAAAAGGCCCGTGCGATGATCGAAACCGTGGCCCAGGAGGTGCCCCTGAAGCAGCTCGCGGTCCACTTCCACGACACCTACGGCCAGGCGCTGGCGAACATCTATGCCGCGTTGCAGGCAGGTATCGCCGTGGTGGACTCCGCGGTAGCCGGCCTCGGCGGCTGCCCCTACGCCCGCGGCGCTTCCGGCAATGTGGCAAGCGAGGATGTGCTGTACATGCTCGACGGACTCGGTATACACACCGGGGTGGACCTGGCACGGCTGGCAAAGGCCGGCAACTTCATCTCCAGCGCCCTCGGACGAGAAAGCGGCTCCAAGGTAGCCCGCGCCATCGCCGGCGAGTGCGGGGTGATCGAGGGGGATTGA
- the alaE gene encoding L-alanine exporter AlaE produces MSPQSLSQATDAIPVSPPVLVLEDERPVETSQSTNAQRNERCNRRTRREEWLLDVFAMNSFSWAIAIPIELLLAGMSWREHIKVRLLAVLFNTVIARPFSVYRNWVVARFGRGGGLHNYAVDTFVFLSFQLPLYTLNMMLGGASMPEIVTACLTFVLIAGALGRPYGMYLDCLRRLWLGRRETPESVSAS; encoded by the coding sequence ATGTCTCCGCAATCCCTGTCACAGGCCACCGATGCCATTCCCGTATCCCCACCGGTACTGGTGTTGGAAGACGAGCGTCCGGTAGAGACCAGTCAGTCCACCAATGCCCAGCGCAATGAGCGGTGCAACCGCCGCACCCGCCGTGAGGAGTGGTTGCTGGACGTGTTTGCCATGAACAGCTTTTCCTGGGCGATTGCGATCCCCATCGAACTGCTGCTGGCCGGGATGAGCTGGCGTGAGCACATCAAGGTGCGACTGCTGGCGGTGCTCTTCAATACGGTCATCGCGCGTCCGTTCAGTGTGTATCGCAACTGGGTGGTAGCGCGCTTTGGTCGCGGTGGCGGCCTGCACAACTACGCGGTGGATACCTTCGTGTTCCTCAGCTTCCAGCTGCCCCTGTATACCCTCAACATGATGCTGGGGGGGGCGTCGATGCCGGAGATTGTTACCGCCTGTCTCACCTTCGTGCTGATTGCCGGCGCTCTCGGTCGCCCCTACGGCATGTACCTGGACTGTCTGCGTCGACTGTGGCTCGGCAGGCGTGAAACTCCGGAGAGTGTCTCCGCCAGCTGA
- a CDS encoding response regulator — MTYCRSASSSCSDVSSNTRASTRINPGSTFFRRTGILYAALLSVCPALAVAFPGESLLIDTRLALVWVIPVVLIAAVCTALLLRVRAQLQATEEAAATRTADLQAENAKLFRQVQARMHELMERDKQLDEARVTAEQIQEEHRDFLSITGHRMRQPLETLVSTMSLLARGGDEETRHLAEAALGQCRTLRSNIEEIQRAGQGASAEAPGASSLRGVLGDDDNLRELNILLVENDSHPSLRTRLEARGHKVRRETNGVDGAEAALKGNFDLVLIDVRLPLIDGVETARKIRGDFAKDGLLIFGMLDSVGKDDRNRYAGRGLSGVLPSQPSDSQLLQLLSWVEQKTRSNKPVNGKSTRAAKVLNPSTLERQRDTLGHLAFAELLGDRVASLPKKITAFTSSLTGRHWLDAQHQAQAIAAEAESVGLEVVASRLKALSARLSIDSEREYCRHQRTEILGLMRSSIQQLKSWREKNVHTEWALR; from the coding sequence ATGACCTACTGCCGTTCGGCGAGTAGCAGCTGTTCCGATGTCAGCTCGAATACACGCGCAAGTACACGCATAAACCCCGGAAGCACGTTTTTCCGTCGTACCGGCATCCTGTACGCAGCCCTCCTTTCTGTCTGTCCCGCACTGGCGGTGGCGTTTCCCGGCGAGTCGCTGCTGATAGATACCCGACTGGCACTGGTGTGGGTAATTCCCGTAGTGCTGATCGCGGCTGTCTGTACGGCACTGCTACTACGCGTCCGGGCTCAGCTACAGGCCACGGAAGAAGCGGCGGCAACCCGCACCGCGGACCTGCAGGCGGAGAATGCCAAACTGTTCCGTCAGGTACAGGCGCGGATGCACGAGCTGATGGAGCGCGACAAACAGCTGGACGAGGCACGGGTGACCGCGGAGCAGATACAGGAAGAGCACCGCGACTTCCTTTCCATCACCGGGCACCGCATGCGCCAACCTCTGGAAACGCTGGTCAGTACCATGAGCCTGCTGGCCCGCGGCGGTGACGAAGAGACCCGTCACCTGGCCGAGGCGGCGCTGGGGCAGTGCCGCACCCTGCGCAGTAATATCGAGGAGATCCAGCGTGCGGGCCAGGGCGCCTCTGCGGAAGCGCCCGGCGCGAGTTCGCTGCGCGGAGTTCTGGGCGATGACGACAATCTGCGCGAGCTAAATATTCTGCTGGTGGAGAACGACTCGCACCCGAGCCTGCGTACGCGATTAGAAGCGCGCGGGCACAAGGTTCGCCGGGAGACAAACGGTGTCGATGGCGCCGAAGCGGCGTTGAAGGGAAATTTCGATCTGGTACTGATCGACGTGCGTCTGCCGCTGATCGATGGGGTCGAAACCGCACGCAAGATCCGGGGAGATTTCGCCAAAGACGGCCTGCTGATTTTCGGCATGCTGGATAGCGTGGGTAAAGATGACAGGAACCGCTATGCGGGCCGCGGTCTGAGCGGGGTACTGCCGTCGCAACCGAGCGATAGCCAGCTGCTGCAATTGTTGAGCTGGGTAGAACAGAAGACCCGCAGCAACAAGCCGGTCAATGGCAAGTCCACGCGCGCGGCAAAGGTATTGAACCCCAGTACCCTGGAGCGCCAGCGGGATACCCTTGGTCACCTGGCCTTCGCGGAGCTGCTCGGCGATCGCGTCGCCAGCCTGCCCAAGAAAATCACCGCTTTTACCAGTTCCCTGACCGGCCGCCACTGGCTGGATGCGCAACACCAGGCGCAGGCGATAGCGGCCGAGGCGGAGAGCGTGGGCCTGGAAGTCGTGGCCAGCCGTCTCAAGGCGCTGTCGGCACGGCTATCCATTGACAGCGAGCGGGAGTATTGCCGCCACCAGCGCACCGAGATCCTGGGCCTGATGCGCAGCTCGATACAGCAATTGAAGTCCTGGCGGGAGAAAAATGTACACACCGAGTGGGCTCTGAGATAA
- a CDS encoding DUF945 family protein yields the protein MKALRFILITLSALLLLVALAVPGLIGPKVEEVLQQQLANQPNIELTGYQRGWFGAEAIARLKGKDGASETRTDIQHGPVLFTHSGPRIGVLYGETRLTGKELEPALRRQLEAYYGPIPTSGEDTPVVLETVVGTNNRVTNTLHLLPIDRNEADQQIQFAGARIQWVTDYQGKQQNSHFELGEFVRMDGHRESLYLESAKGNFELSPSGAGTLHAKLPLVRTNNDSGPLELRDVEFDYTGKLVAARTLNVQTEIQLPEIQSATPASALTQQMNLPAISYDDLHHYLYTAVLTPAAQRSWPQVFDRPLKMQQQLDIESANGPMQLQLDVDWKGMPRNRQIENDRLFWLDHLNGSANITAAEQALMQSPLIMQASALKQYGFLKESNGELSMHLQLQQGNLEVNGQMLPADLFVLALLGSI from the coding sequence ATGAAAGCCTTACGTTTTATCCTGATCACCCTCTCCGCCCTGTTGCTGCTGGTCGCCCTCGCAGTCCCCGGACTGATCGGCCCCAAGGTAGAAGAAGTCCTCCAGCAACAGCTGGCCAACCAGCCCAATATCGAGCTTACCGGCTATCAGCGCGGCTGGTTCGGCGCCGAGGCCATCGCCCGACTCAAAGGCAAGGACGGCGCCTCGGAAACCCGCACCGACATCCAGCACGGCCCGGTACTGTTTACTCACAGCGGCCCGCGCATTGGCGTGCTCTACGGAGAAACCCGCCTTACCGGGAAGGAACTGGAACCGGCCCTGCGCCGTCAGCTGGAAGCCTACTACGGCCCTATTCCGACCAGTGGCGAAGACACTCCGGTCGTTCTGGAAACCGTCGTAGGCACCAACAACCGGGTGACCAACACCCTGCACCTGCTGCCCATCGATCGCAACGAAGCCGATCAGCAGATCCAGTTTGCCGGCGCGCGCATCCAATGGGTCACCGATTACCAGGGAAAACAGCAGAACAGCCATTTTGAACTGGGTGAATTCGTGCGCATGGACGGCCACCGCGAATCCCTGTACCTCGAATCCGCCAAAGGCAACTTTGAATTGTCCCCCAGCGGCGCAGGTACCCTGCACGCCAAGCTGCCCCTGGTGCGCACCAACAACGATTCCGGTCCGCTTGAGCTGCGCGATGTGGAGTTCGATTACACCGGCAAGCTGGTGGCCGCCCGCACCCTGAACGTACAGACTGAAATCCAGCTGCCGGAGATCCAGTCGGCCACCCCGGCCAGCGCCCTGACCCAGCAGATGAACCTGCCGGCAATCAGCTACGATGACCTGCACCACTACCTGTACACCGCAGTGCTCACCCCGGCAGCCCAGCGCAGCTGGCCCCAGGTCTTCGACCGCCCACTGAAAATGCAGCAGCAGCTGGACATCGAAAGTGCCAACGGGCCCATGCAACTGCAGCTGGATGTGGATTGGAAGGGAATGCCGAGAAACCGGCAGATAGAGAACGATAGGCTGTTCTGGCTCGACCACCTGAACGGCAGCGCCAATATTACCGCCGCGGAGCAGGCGCTGATGCAGTCCCCACTGATCATGCAGGCCAGCGCCCTGAAGCAGTACGGTTTCCTGAAAGAGAGCAATGGCGAGCTGTCCATGCACCTGCAGCTGCAACAGGGCAATCTCGAGGTCAACGGCCAGATGCTGCCCGCCGACCTGTTCGTACTGGCCCTGCTCGGTAGTATCTGA